A DNA window from Penaeus vannamei isolate JL-2024 chromosome 5, ASM4276789v1, whole genome shotgun sequence contains the following coding sequences:
- the LOC113802802 gene encoding (E3-independent) E2 ubiquitin-conjugating enzyme UBE2O isoform X4 — MAQEYQYFYEDEVYRFNKKGKLELGMVLENAEFVSSDEEFDVDEEDKVTKGSIRVAWYPKGEEQVLQERKVGLADRSLMPGDVVRRLIRGKDTQRGYCRQVHVTSSVQIVGTKLVILNVDSNDLTPLEEFTTDIAVALDSWVGMVHMVKCRLVMLCADGSRCVMSDSEALELDDMRDSRDRDSEFRRYDFYPGQQLVGCARAFEGVEWIYRTREMEVALSKPHKSIKVTVEQVQVVQLGVRWQCRAFSNDPNVDKEQPKYLVQGEDLKRVKMLNVFEPCTLQLGDRNYYVSKEGDVIMTRDQWRKLMAAQLTADHTNPCPLRPRPAKNKSKRKHRSGLTGEVEQNADAPGAPTSVGGIKDTDGSPVEGALGAEGGLPADDDTKDYNADSDGYIDVDTDEFSDTASISSGASTGSVGRRNKKGPALMTKMMKKRKLKRAKRKTTNEGPAIKTGDQLVVETLMTTSKADVVWQDGSLEKRILSTVLYPIHHLDDQEFFPGDFVVEQDSVDPHEYGVVQRVDHAGRTSIVKWFRTYTAGNEPQPEMLREQEVSVYDLRDHPDFRYRPGSVVIRVANFEECQTCSTGQVLDNFPSGEVSVWWVDGRTSVCYPQDLYKVGEYDSDDGELWDDTASDESWETESEHSVIAEESESESEGVLKTRLVANIEKARIAMSRLEEIFTQNPALQTTAVMKQLLDCYKECRYMDKLMGTSFFHESNFQGLIEKVRERGRASTTQRMTEQINRLFSASDSEGPLTPIMNCGEGSKAVTGNFDSAKEDMSKPNKDNLCNKDMKHNKESGGSCNADSDILSSKDAILSSSATLSENLANLSFSQGTSKSEKVLDGGRNRGGELRHKRMSETDMTLHEKVSSDARMKDSKSCNDLKVSSSEVISGVTEEIRTSHMCAQLCSLMKAQLLKTYEEVVFRFGGHFDMSLMQACQDSEGAHGETKDILQDDNKENIPVFIAEDIVNENTTTIALSQVVHQTVIPVEKKEENYESLDDKQALDVSATNNASLLPSPVVTDDMITSNGNSGETTDKNTFSDDAENEALIDSIIANAVAAVNGEVGSAFTSGSDCLSSPSEGSGQAVGNSEPSTEPDGFEVLEAAPDSHKFKLTMFQPTDPPHFYRTVRKEMKLLKTSLPLGIWVRGYEDRMDLYSVMIRGPERTPYEDGLFFFDFQLSADYPRAPPLCHYVTYCSDKLNPNLYEDGKVCVSLLGTWNGKGTEVWTSQSNLLQVIISIQGLILVSEPYFNEAGYERQKGTQQGRENSRMYNEMVVLKLIQAMAKVIQAPPDIFKKEIIQHFHKRAFKLVQRLECWLEISENHNASHPLSPTTPTTFREIYPSDAGVELPEFPLIPASKGFCITLRKTLKQFKSILESVGVSTDQKLQARELDSNLPKTAVSSSSIETKVAKATYVETEKEKVVGGNS, encoded by the exons ATGGCGCAGGAGTATCAATACTTTTACGAAGATGAAGTCTACAGATTTAACAAAAAGGGGAAGCTCGAACTTGGAATGGTACTTGAAAATGCCGAGTTTGTGTCTAGTGATGAGGAATTTGATGTGGACGAAGAAGATAAGGTAACGAAGGGCAGCATTAGGGTGGCATGGTACCCTAAGGGAGAGGAGCAAGTTCTTCAGGAGCGAAAG GTTGGGCTGGCAGACAGATCTCTCATGCCAGGTGATGTTGTAAGGCGCCTGATAAGAGGAAAAGACACGCAGCGAGGGTACTGTCGCCAGGTTCACGTGACCTCCAGTGTACAGATCGTTGGCACAAAACTTGTGATATTGAATGTTGACAGCAATGACCTTACGCCTCTGGAG GAATTCACAACAGATATTGCAGTGGCACTGGACTCCTGGGTGGGGATGGTGCACATGGTCAAGTGCCGTCTGGTGATGCTGTGCGCTGACGGATCAAGATGTGTCATGTCAGACAGTGAGGCCTTAGAACTGGACGATATGAGGGATTCCCGAGACAGG GACTCGGAGTTCAGGCGCTACGACTTCTATCCAGGACAGCAGCTAGTGGGCTGCGCAAGGGCCTTCGAAGGGGTGGAATGGATATATCGGACTCGTGAAATGGAGGTCGCATTATCTAAACCCCACAAATCGATTAAGGTTACTGTGGAACAAGTACAG GTTGTGCAGCTTGGTGTCCGTTGGCAGTGTCGTGCATTTTCTAATGACCCTAATGTAGACAAGGAGCAACCAAAGTATTTAGTTCAGGGCGAGGACCTGAAGAG GGTGAAGATGTTGAACGTGTTCGAACCATGCACACTGCAGCTTGGTGACCGCAACTATTATGTCTCGAAGGAAGGGGATGTGATCATGACACGTGACCAGTGGAGGAAGCTCATGGCAGCACAGTTAACGGCGGACCACACCAATCCCTGTCCCTTGAGGCCTCGACCAGCCAAGAATAAGTCAA AAAGGAAACACCGCTCAGGTTTAACAGGAGAAGTTGAGCAGAATGCAG atgcCCCTGGTGCTCCTACATCAGTAGGTGGTATTAAAG ACACTGACGGCTCGCCTGTGGAAGGTGCTCTAGGTGCTGAAGGAGGGCTACCTGCGGATGATGATACCAAAGACTataatgctgatagtgatggATATATTGATGTAGATACAGATGAATTCTCTGACACAGCTTCAATTAGTAGTGGGGCATCAACAGGATCTGTAG GGAGGCGAAACAAAAAGGGACCGGcattgatgacaaaaatgatgaaaaagcgCAAGTTGAAGAGGGCAAAAAGGAAGACCACCAATGAGGGGCCAGCAATTAAGACTGGAGATCAGTTGGTTGTAGAAACTCTCATGACAACATCTAAAGCAGATGTTGTGTGGCAG GATGGATCACTGGAGAAGCGTATTTTGTCAACAGTCCTTTATCCAATTCATCATTTGGACGACCAGGAATTCTTTCCGGGTGACTTTGTGGTGGAGCAGGACTCAGTCGATCCACATGAATATGGCGTTGTGCAAAGGGTTGATCATGCTGGGAGGACATCCATTGTGAAGTGGTTTAGAACCTACACAGCTGGAAACGAACCACA GCCAGAAATGTTACGTGAACAGGAAGTGAGTGTGTATGATTTGCGTGACCATCCGGATTTCCGCTACCGTCCAGGCTCTGTAGTTATAAGAGTGGCCAATTTTGAAGAGTGTCAGACCTGTTCTACAGGGCAAGTTTTAGATAACTTTCCATCCGGAGAA GTGAGTGTTTGGTGGGTAGATGGGAGGACATCAGTATGTTACCCTCAAGATCTGTACAAAGTGGGTGAGTACGACTCAGATGATGGAGAACTTTGGGATGACACAGCCTCAGATGAGTCGTGGGAGACAGAAAGTGAACATTCTGTGATTGCAGA ggagagtgaaagtgaaagtgagggaGTACTTAAAACAAGACTTGTAGCAAACATTGAAAAAGCTCGTATAGCTATGAGTCGTCTAGAAGAAATTTTTACGCAGAATCCTGCTCTTCAGACCACAGCAGTAATGAAACAACTTTTAGATTGTTACAAAGAATGCAG GTATATGGATAAGCTGATGGGCACGAGCTTCTTCCATGAAAGCAATTTCCAGGGACTCATAGAAAAGGTTCGTGAGCGTGGCAGAGCATCAACAACTCAGCGCATGACAGAGCAAATAAACCGTCTCTTCTCGGCCTCAGACTCGGAAGGTCCCCTCACTCCAATCATGAATTGTGGAGAGGGGAGCAAAGCTGTCACAGGGAATTTTGACAGTGCTAAAGAAGACATGTCCAAGCCAAATAAGGATAATCTGTGCAATAAGGATATGAAACACAACAAGGAGAGTGGGGGATCGTGCAACGCTGACAGCGACATCCTTTCCTCCAAAGATGCCATCCTCAGCAGCTCGGCCACATTGTCGGAGAATTTGGCTAATCTCAGCTTCTCTCAGGG AACCAGTAAATCTGAGAAGGTTCTAGATGGGGGACGAAATAGGGGAGGAGAGTTACGACATAAGAGAATGAGCGAAACTGATATGACTCTTCACGAGAAAGTCTCTTCGGATGCGCGTATGAAAGATTCCAAAAGTTGTAATGATCTGAAG GTGTCCTCATCAGAAGTCATCAGCGGGGTAACAGAAGAGATCCGCACGTCTCACATGTGTGCTCAGCTGTGCTCTCTCATGAAGGCTCAGCTGCTCAAAACCTACGAGGAGGTCGTGTTCCGCTTTGGAGGCCACTTTGACATGAGTCTCATGCAAGCTTGTCAG GATTCTGAGGGTGCACATGGGGAAACCAAGGATATCCTGCAGGATGATAACAAAGAGAACATTCCAGTGTTTATCGCAGAAGACATAGTTAATGAAAATACAACTACCATTGCACTTAGTCAG GTTGTTCATCAAACTGTGATTCCagtggagaaaaaggaggaaaactaTGAAAGCCTTGATGACAAACAGGCTCTTGATGTCAGTGCAACTAATAACGCCTCTCTTCTGCCGTCTCCTGTGGTGACCGATGACATGATCACCTCCAATGGGAACAGTGGAGAGACGACTGACAAAAATACCTTCTCTGACGACGCAGAAAATGAGGCTCTGATTGATTCCATTATTGCAAATGCTGTTGCAGCAGTCAACGGAGAAGTTGGGTCAGCATTTACAAGTGGATCTGATTGCTTGTCGAGTCCTTCTGAAG GCAGTGGACAGGCAGTAGGAAACTCCGAACCCAGCACTGAGCCTGATG GTTTTGAAGTTTTGGAAGCAGCTCCAGACAGTCACAAGTTTAAGCTGACAATGTTCCAGCCAACCGACCCACCTCACTTCTACAGGACAGTGCGCAAGGAAATGAAACTGTTGaagacctccctccctctaggGATCTGGGTCAGAGGTTATGAAGACCGTATG GATCTATATTCCGTTATGATCCGAGGACCAGAGCGCACGCCCTATGAAGATGGCCTCTTCTTCTTTGACTTCCAGTTGTCAGCAGACTACCCACGTGCACCACCTCTTTGTCACTATGTTACTTACTGCTCTGACAAACTAAATCCGAACCTTTATGAAGATGGCAAG GTGTGTGTGTCACTGCTTGGTACATGGAATGGAAAAGGCACAGAGGTGTGGACTAGTCAGAGTAACCTTCTGCAGGTCATCATATCCATTCAAG gGTTGATCCTGGTAAGTGAGCCATATTTCAATGAGGCCGGCTATGAGCGACAGAAAGGTACCCAGCAAGGGAGGGAGAACTCTCGAATGTACAACGAAATGGTGGTGCTAAAGCTTATACAGGCCATGGCGAAGGTTATACAAGCACCTCCTGACATCTTTAAAAAGGAGATTATTCAACACTTCCATAAGAGGGCTTTTAA ATTGGTGCAGAGACTTGAATGCTGgctagaaatatcagaaaaccaCAATGCTTCACATCCATTATCTCCCACAACCCCAACAACTTTCAGGGAGATATATCCATCAG ATGCTGGTGTTGAATTGCCAGAATTTCCACTGATTCCAGCTTCCAAAGGGTTCTGCATCACCCTACGCAAGACACTTAAACAATTTAAATCCATCCTTGAGTCTGTTGGCGTGTCGACAGACCAGAAACTCCAGGCTCGTGAGTTAGACAGCAACTTACCCAAAACTGCCGTTAGCTCCTCCAGCATTGAGACGAAAGTTGCTAAAGCCACGTATGTCgagacggaaaaggaaaaagtTGTCGGTGGTAACTCGTAG
- the LOC113802802 gene encoding (E3-independent) E2 ubiquitin-conjugating enzyme UBE2O isoform X3, which yields MAQEYQYFYEDEVYRFNKKGKLELGMVLENAEFVSSDEEFDVDEEDKVTKGSIRVAWYPKGEEQVLQERKVGLADRSLMPGDVVRRLIRGKDTQRGYCRQVHVTSSVQIVGTKLVILNVDSNDLTPLEEFTTDIAVALDSWVGMVHMVKCRLVMLCADGSRCVMSDSEALELDDMRDSRDRDSEFRRYDFYPGQQLVGCARAFEGVEWIYRTREMEVALSKPHKSIKVTVEQVQVVQLGVRWQCRAFSNDPNVDKEQPKYLVQGEDLKRVKMLNVFEPCTLQLGDRNYYVSKEGDVIMTRDQWRKLMAAQLTADHTNPCPLRPRPAKNKSKRKHRSGLTGEVEQNADAPGAPTSVGGIKDTDGSPVEGALGAEGGLPADDDTKDYNADSDGYIDVDTDEFSDTASISSGASTGSVGRRNKKGPALMTKMMKKRKLKRAKRKTTNEGPAIKTGDQLVVETLMTTSKADVVWQDGSLEKRILSTVLYPIHHLDDQEFFPGDFVVEQDSVDPHEYGVVQRVDHAGRTSIVKWFRTYTAGNEPQPEMLREQEVSVYDLRDHPDFRYRPGSVVIRVANFEECQTCSTGQVLDNFPSGEVSVWWVDGRTSVCYPQDLYKVGEYDSDDGELWDDTASDESWETESEHSVIAEESESESEGVLKTRLVANIEKARIAMSRLEEIFTQNPALQTTAVMKQLLDCYKECRYMDKLMGTSFFHESNFQGLIEKVRERGRASTTQRMTEQINRLFSASDSEGPLTPIMNCGEGSKAVTGNFDSAKEDMSKPNKDNLCNKDMKHNKESGGSCNADSDILSSKDAILSSSATLSENLANLSFSQGRTSKSEKVLDGGRNRGGELRHKRMSETDMTLHEKVSSDARMKDSKSCNDLKVSSSEVISGVTEEIRTSHMCAQLCSLMKAQLLKTYEEVVFRFGGHFDMSLMQACQDSEGAHGETKDILQDDNKENIPVFIAEDIVNENTTTIALSQVVHQTVIPVEKKEENYESLDDKQALDVSATNNASLLPSPVVTDDMITSNGNSGETTDKNTFSDDAENEALIDSIIANAVAAVNGEVGSAFTSGSDCLSSPSEGSGQAVGNSEPSTEPDGFEVLEAAPDSHKFKLTMFQPTDPPHFYRTVRKEMKLLKTSLPLGIWVRGYEDRMDLYSVMIRGPERTPYEDGLFFFDFQLSADYPRAPPLCHYVTYCSDKLNPNLYEDGKVCVSLLGTWNGKGTEVWTSQSNLLQVIISIQGLILVSEPYFNEAGYERQKGTQQGRENSRMYNEMVVLKLIQAMAKVIQAPPDIFKKEIIQHFHKRAFKLVQRLECWLEISENHNASHPLSPTTPTTFREIYPSDAGVELPEFPLIPASKGFCITLRKTLKQFKSILESVGVSTDQKLQARELDSNLPKTAVSSSSIETKVAKATYVETEKEKVVGGNS from the exons ATGGCGCAGGAGTATCAATACTTTTACGAAGATGAAGTCTACAGATTTAACAAAAAGGGGAAGCTCGAACTTGGAATGGTACTTGAAAATGCCGAGTTTGTGTCTAGTGATGAGGAATTTGATGTGGACGAAGAAGATAAGGTAACGAAGGGCAGCATTAGGGTGGCATGGTACCCTAAGGGAGAGGAGCAAGTTCTTCAGGAGCGAAAG GTTGGGCTGGCAGACAGATCTCTCATGCCAGGTGATGTTGTAAGGCGCCTGATAAGAGGAAAAGACACGCAGCGAGGGTACTGTCGCCAGGTTCACGTGACCTCCAGTGTACAGATCGTTGGCACAAAACTTGTGATATTGAATGTTGACAGCAATGACCTTACGCCTCTGGAG GAATTCACAACAGATATTGCAGTGGCACTGGACTCCTGGGTGGGGATGGTGCACATGGTCAAGTGCCGTCTGGTGATGCTGTGCGCTGACGGATCAAGATGTGTCATGTCAGACAGTGAGGCCTTAGAACTGGACGATATGAGGGATTCCCGAGACAGG GACTCGGAGTTCAGGCGCTACGACTTCTATCCAGGACAGCAGCTAGTGGGCTGCGCAAGGGCCTTCGAAGGGGTGGAATGGATATATCGGACTCGTGAAATGGAGGTCGCATTATCTAAACCCCACAAATCGATTAAGGTTACTGTGGAACAAGTACAG GTTGTGCAGCTTGGTGTCCGTTGGCAGTGTCGTGCATTTTCTAATGACCCTAATGTAGACAAGGAGCAACCAAAGTATTTAGTTCAGGGCGAGGACCTGAAGAG GGTGAAGATGTTGAACGTGTTCGAACCATGCACACTGCAGCTTGGTGACCGCAACTATTATGTCTCGAAGGAAGGGGATGTGATCATGACACGTGACCAGTGGAGGAAGCTCATGGCAGCACAGTTAACGGCGGACCACACCAATCCCTGTCCCTTGAGGCCTCGACCAGCCAAGAATAAGTCAA AAAGGAAACACCGCTCAGGTTTAACAGGAGAAGTTGAGCAGAATGCAG atgcCCCTGGTGCTCCTACATCAGTAGGTGGTATTAAAG ACACTGACGGCTCGCCTGTGGAAGGTGCTCTAGGTGCTGAAGGAGGGCTACCTGCGGATGATGATACCAAAGACTataatgctgatagtgatggATATATTGATGTAGATACAGATGAATTCTCTGACACAGCTTCAATTAGTAGTGGGGCATCAACAGGATCTGTAG GGAGGCGAAACAAAAAGGGACCGGcattgatgacaaaaatgatgaaaaagcgCAAGTTGAAGAGGGCAAAAAGGAAGACCACCAATGAGGGGCCAGCAATTAAGACTGGAGATCAGTTGGTTGTAGAAACTCTCATGACAACATCTAAAGCAGATGTTGTGTGGCAG GATGGATCACTGGAGAAGCGTATTTTGTCAACAGTCCTTTATCCAATTCATCATTTGGACGACCAGGAATTCTTTCCGGGTGACTTTGTGGTGGAGCAGGACTCAGTCGATCCACATGAATATGGCGTTGTGCAAAGGGTTGATCATGCTGGGAGGACATCCATTGTGAAGTGGTTTAGAACCTACACAGCTGGAAACGAACCACA GCCAGAAATGTTACGTGAACAGGAAGTGAGTGTGTATGATTTGCGTGACCATCCGGATTTCCGCTACCGTCCAGGCTCTGTAGTTATAAGAGTGGCCAATTTTGAAGAGTGTCAGACCTGTTCTACAGGGCAAGTTTTAGATAACTTTCCATCCGGAGAA GTGAGTGTTTGGTGGGTAGATGGGAGGACATCAGTATGTTACCCTCAAGATCTGTACAAAGTGGGTGAGTACGACTCAGATGATGGAGAACTTTGGGATGACACAGCCTCAGATGAGTCGTGGGAGACAGAAAGTGAACATTCTGTGATTGCAGA ggagagtgaaagtgaaagtgagggaGTACTTAAAACAAGACTTGTAGCAAACATTGAAAAAGCTCGTATAGCTATGAGTCGTCTAGAAGAAATTTTTACGCAGAATCCTGCTCTTCAGACCACAGCAGTAATGAAACAACTTTTAGATTGTTACAAAGAATGCAG GTATATGGATAAGCTGATGGGCACGAGCTTCTTCCATGAAAGCAATTTCCAGGGACTCATAGAAAAGGTTCGTGAGCGTGGCAGAGCATCAACAACTCAGCGCATGACAGAGCAAATAAACCGTCTCTTCTCGGCCTCAGACTCGGAAGGTCCCCTCACTCCAATCATGAATTGTGGAGAGGGGAGCAAAGCTGTCACAGGGAATTTTGACAGTGCTAAAGAAGACATGTCCAAGCCAAATAAGGATAATCTGTGCAATAAGGATATGAAACACAACAAGGAGAGTGGGGGATCGTGCAACGCTGACAGCGACATCCTTTCCTCCAAAGATGCCATCCTCAGCAGCTCGGCCACATTGTCGGAGAATTTGGCTAATCTCAGCTTCTCTCAGGG AAGAACCAGTAAATCTGAGAAGGTTCTAGATGGGGGACGAAATAGGGGAGGAGAGTTACGACATAAGAGAATGAGCGAAACTGATATGACTCTTCACGAGAAAGTCTCTTCGGATGCGCGTATGAAAGATTCCAAAAGTTGTAATGATCTGAAG GTGTCCTCATCAGAAGTCATCAGCGGGGTAACAGAAGAGATCCGCACGTCTCACATGTGTGCTCAGCTGTGCTCTCTCATGAAGGCTCAGCTGCTCAAAACCTACGAGGAGGTCGTGTTCCGCTTTGGAGGCCACTTTGACATGAGTCTCATGCAAGCTTGTCAG GATTCTGAGGGTGCACATGGGGAAACCAAGGATATCCTGCAGGATGATAACAAAGAGAACATTCCAGTGTTTATCGCAGAAGACATAGTTAATGAAAATACAACTACCATTGCACTTAGTCAG GTTGTTCATCAAACTGTGATTCCagtggagaaaaaggaggaaaactaTGAAAGCCTTGATGACAAACAGGCTCTTGATGTCAGTGCAACTAATAACGCCTCTCTTCTGCCGTCTCCTGTGGTGACCGATGACATGATCACCTCCAATGGGAACAGTGGAGAGACGACTGACAAAAATACCTTCTCTGACGACGCAGAAAATGAGGCTCTGATTGATTCCATTATTGCAAATGCTGTTGCAGCAGTCAACGGAGAAGTTGGGTCAGCATTTACAAGTGGATCTGATTGCTTGTCGAGTCCTTCTGAAG GCAGTGGACAGGCAGTAGGAAACTCCGAACCCAGCACTGAGCCTGATG GTTTTGAAGTTTTGGAAGCAGCTCCAGACAGTCACAAGTTTAAGCTGACAATGTTCCAGCCAACCGACCCACCTCACTTCTACAGGACAGTGCGCAAGGAAATGAAACTGTTGaagacctccctccctctaggGATCTGGGTCAGAGGTTATGAAGACCGTATG GATCTATATTCCGTTATGATCCGAGGACCAGAGCGCACGCCCTATGAAGATGGCCTCTTCTTCTTTGACTTCCAGTTGTCAGCAGACTACCCACGTGCACCACCTCTTTGTCACTATGTTACTTACTGCTCTGACAAACTAAATCCGAACCTTTATGAAGATGGCAAG GTGTGTGTGTCACTGCTTGGTACATGGAATGGAAAAGGCACAGAGGTGTGGACTAGTCAGAGTAACCTTCTGCAGGTCATCATATCCATTCAAG gGTTGATCCTGGTAAGTGAGCCATATTTCAATGAGGCCGGCTATGAGCGACAGAAAGGTACCCAGCAAGGGAGGGAGAACTCTCGAATGTACAACGAAATGGTGGTGCTAAAGCTTATACAGGCCATGGCGAAGGTTATACAAGCACCTCCTGACATCTTTAAAAAGGAGATTATTCAACACTTCCATAAGAGGGCTTTTAA ATTGGTGCAGAGACTTGAATGCTGgctagaaatatcagaaaaccaCAATGCTTCACATCCATTATCTCCCACAACCCCAACAACTTTCAGGGAGATATATCCATCAG ATGCTGGTGTTGAATTGCCAGAATTTCCACTGATTCCAGCTTCCAAAGGGTTCTGCATCACCCTACGCAAGACACTTAAACAATTTAAATCCATCCTTGAGTCTGTTGGCGTGTCGACAGACCAGAAACTCCAGGCTCGTGAGTTAGACAGCAACTTACCCAAAACTGCCGTTAGCTCCTCCAGCATTGAGACGAAAGTTGCTAAAGCCACGTATGTCgagacggaaaaggaaaaagtTGTCGGTGGTAACTCGTAG